A genome region from Hippopotamus amphibius kiboko isolate mHipAmp2 chromosome 1, mHipAmp2.hap2, whole genome shotgun sequence includes the following:
- the LOC130851580 gene encoding PRAME family member 15-like has translation MSVRNPPRLLVFAAMSLLRDETSTISSLEYLPTELFPPLFMAAFYGRRRETLKAMVQAWPFARLPLGGLMQKPHKRTLQAVLDGLHVLLAQKVHPRRCKLRVLDLRNTGQKFWSMWSGARAHTCSSSWMAPVAEDRSRTEQPLAPLAVFIDLHLKKRTLGKFLTYLIRWVEQRKGSIHLCCKKLKIVSMPKENIKKVLSMMQLDCVQEVEVNCTWKLSTLAVYAPHLGKMRNVQRLLLSPIHVSAFKEQDHQYLLQFTSQILRLQYLRDLHMESPYFLEGHLNQMLRCLMTPLDNLSITNCLLTESDFTHLFQCPNICHLKGLNLSGVTLTNFSPELLQVLLEKVAATLQELYLNLCGIIDSQLETILPVLSHCSQLRVLSMCGNLLSMAVMERLLRHTDRLPGLSLEIYPAPRESYSSQGVLHRETLTHLHAELLEILRELGHPRSIWISPSPCPHCGDDICDHIKPIV, from the exons ATGAGTGTTCGGAACCCACCCAGACTCCTGGTCTTCGCAGCAATGAGCCTGTTGAGAGACGAGACATCGACAATCTCCTCTTTGGAATATCTGCCCACAGAACTCTTCCCACCACTGTTCATGGCTGCCTTCTATGGGAGACGCAGGGAGACTCTCAAGGCCATGGTGCAAGCCTGGCCCTTTGCACGTCTGCCTCTAGGCGGCCTGATGCAGAAGCCTCACAAGCGAACCTTACAAGCAGTGTTGGATGGGCTTCATGTCCTGCTAGCCCAGAAGGTTCACCCCAG GAGGTGCAAACTGAGGGTGCTGGATTTAAGGAACACTGGCCAGAAGTTCTGGAGCATGTGGTCTGGAGCCAGAGCCCATACGTGCTCAAGCTCATGGATGGCACCAGTGGCTGAGGACAGGTCAAGGACAGAGCAGCCCTTGGCTCCCTTGGCGGTGTTCATAGATCTTCATCTCAAGAAAAGGACCCTGGGTAAATTCCTCACTTACCTCATCAGGTGGGTGGAGCAGAGAAAAGGCTCCATACACCTGTGTTGTAAAAAGCTGAAGATTGTTTCAATgccaaaggaaaatattaagaaagtCCTGAGTATGATGCAGCTGGACTGTGTCCAGGAGGTGGAAGTGAATTGCACCTGGAAGTTGTCCACCCTGGCCGTGTATGCTCCTCACCTGGGAAAGATGAGGAATGTTCAGAGACTCCTTCTCTCCCCCATTCATGTGTCTGCCTTCAAGGAGCAGGACCATCAGTATCTTCTACAATTTACCTCTCAGATCCTCAGGCTGCAGTATCTCCGGGATCTCCATATGGAATCTCCATACTTCCTCGAAGGCCACCTCAACCAGATGCTCAG GTGCCTAATGACCCCCTTGGACAACCTGTCAATAACCAACTGTCTGCTTACAGAATCAGACTTTACCCATCTGTTCCAGTGTCCGAATATTTGTCACCTAAAGGGCCTGAACCTTAGTGGTGTTACCCTGACCAACTTTAGTCCTGAGCTCCTACAAGTTCTGCTGGAGAAAGTTGCAGCCACTCTTCAGGAACTGTACCTAAACCTGTGCGGGATCATCGACTCCCAACTCGAGACCATCCTGCCTGTTCTGAGTCACTGCTCCCAGCTCAGGGTTCTCAGCATGTGTGGGAACCTCCTCTCCATGGCTGTCATGGAGAGGCTCCTGCGCCATACAGACAGGCTGCCTGGTTTAAGTCTAGAGATTTATCCTGCCCCTCGGGAGAGTTACAGCTCTCAGGGTGTTCTCCACCGGGAGACACTTACCCATCTACACGCTGAGCTTCTGGAGATTCTTAGAGAATTAGGACATCCCAGGTCCATTTGGATTAGCCCCAGCCCCTGTCCTCACTGTGGTGATGACATATGTGATCACATAAAACCCATTGTATAA